A genomic stretch from Pseudomonas mendocina includes:
- the recJ gene encoding single-stranded-DNA-specific exonuclease RecJ yields MRIEHRPLPAELPDLGPLPPLLTRLYAARGVKSVDELDKGLARLIPYQQLKGIDAAVDLLVHALEQGQRMLIVGDFDADGATASTVGVLGLRMLGAAHVDYLVPNRFEYGYGLTPEIVAVALERQPDLLITVDNGISSVEGVAAAKAAGLTVLVTDHHLPGPELPAADAIVNPNQPGCSFPSKSLAGVGVMFYVLLALRARLRTTGWFNNGRAEPNLGELLDLVALGSVADVVPLDANNRIFVHQGLARIRAGRARPGLRAILEVAGRDHRRITSTDLGFILGPRLNAAGRLDDMALGIECLLCEDPDLARDMAVQLDQLNQDRKAIEQGMQREALAQLKDLPLDDMPFGLCLFEADWHQGVIGILASRMRERYHRPTIAFADAGNGELKGSARSVPGFHIRDALDAVAARHPQLISKFGGHAMAAGLSLPASHFGAFAVAFDAEVRRQLTEDDLTGRLLSDGTLSINEFHLPLAKELRNAGPWGQHFPEPLFHGVFQLVQQRIVGERHLKVVLKTECGSLQLDGIAFGVDRDVWPNPNVRWVELAYKLDVNEFRGQETVQLMIAHISPR; encoded by the coding sequence ATGCGTATCGAACACCGCCCTCTGCCTGCCGAATTGCCCGATCTGGGGCCATTGCCTCCACTCCTTACCCGTCTGTATGCCGCCCGTGGGGTGAAGTCTGTCGATGAGTTGGATAAAGGCTTGGCGCGGCTGATCCCCTATCAGCAACTCAAAGGTATCGATGCTGCTGTTGATCTGCTGGTGCATGCCTTGGAGCAGGGGCAGCGGATGTTGATCGTTGGTGACTTTGACGCCGATGGTGCAACCGCCAGTACGGTGGGGGTACTGGGGCTGCGCATGTTAGGTGCTGCCCATGTGGATTATCTGGTGCCCAACCGATTTGAATACGGTTATGGCCTTACCCCTGAGATTGTTGCAGTCGCTCTGGAGCGCCAGCCTGATCTACTGATCACGGTGGATAACGGTATTTCCAGCGTAGAAGGTGTGGCCGCAGCTAAGGCAGCGGGCCTGACTGTACTGGTTACCGACCACCATTTGCCGGGGCCGGAGTTGCCTGCGGCAGATGCCATCGTAAACCCCAACCAGCCTGGATGCAGCTTCCCCAGTAAGTCACTGGCCGGTGTCGGGGTAATGTTTTATGTGCTCCTAGCTTTGCGTGCACGTTTGCGTACGACGGGCTGGTTCAATAACGGCCGAGCTGAGCCCAATTTGGGTGAGCTTCTGGATTTGGTCGCTCTCGGCAGTGTGGCAGATGTTGTACCGCTGGATGCCAACAACCGCATTTTTGTGCATCAGGGCTTGGCGCGAATTCGAGCTGGGCGGGCACGCCCGGGCTTGCGAGCGATTCTCGAAGTCGCAGGCCGTGACCATCGCCGTATTACTTCTACAGACCTGGGATTTATTCTTGGCCCCCGCTTGAACGCTGCGGGGCGTCTGGATGACATGGCGCTGGGTATCGAGTGCTTACTTTGCGAAGACCCGGATTTGGCCCGTGATATGGCCGTGCAGCTGGATCAACTCAACCAGGACCGTAAGGCCATTGAGCAGGGCATGCAGCGCGAAGCATTGGCCCAACTTAAAGACTTGCCGTTGGATGACATGCCGTTTGGGCTATGTCTGTTCGAGGCGGATTGGCACCAGGGAGTGATCGGGATTTTGGCATCACGCATGCGTGAGCGGTATCACCGGCCAACTATCGCCTTTGCCGATGCCGGTAATGGTGAGCTGAAAGGATCGGCCCGCTCGGTGCCGGGCTTCCATATCCGTGATGCGCTGGATGCAGTTGCGGCGCGGCACCCCCAACTGATTAGCAAATTTGGCGGCCATGCGATGGCGGCTGGCCTGTCCCTGCCAGCCTCGCATTTTGGCGCTTTTGCAGTCGCCTTCGATGCAGAGGTTCGCCGACAGCTGACAGAGGATGACCTGACTGGTCGCTTGCTTTCTGACGGCACGCTGTCCATTAACGAATTCCATTTGCCCTTAGCCAAAGAATTGCGCAACGCCGGGCCTTGGGGACAGCATTTTCCAGAACCTTTGTTTCATGGTGTGTTCCAGCTGGTGCAGCAGCGCATTGTCGGTGAGCGCCACCTTAAGGTGGTGCTTAAGACGGAATGTGGAAGCCTACAGCTGGATGGCATTGCCTTCGGCGTAGATCGTGATGTCTGGCCGAACCCCAATGTGCGCTGGGTAGAGCTGGCCTACAAACTGGATGTGAACGAGTTTCGTGGTCAAGAGACCGTACAACTGATGATTGCTCACATCAGTCCTCGTTAA
- a CDS encoding flavohemoglobin expression-modulating QEGLA motif protein: MNSRDGLDEYQLTVRALSDRIVEAQNPIRVLDAVKWDDSIRQEFIKHKGKKLPAVDRDYYLGRPLAFDAAAKKLEFQNIERDITRQLGQFSPVGQIMRRMCREYRMVIRMLEARGTDDFGLISQDLYGAASDAFHAGDPTLADLGLMFSGFLNNIDKRGDLKDEAKNLTAKDAVDILQSRLNKVFGENEDTIRVFESDGIIADAAAGADYIKVRSDAMFNERDVKALEVHEGLVHVATTLNGQNQPICTFLAKGPPSSTVTQEGLAILMEVIAFASYPSRLRKLTNRTRAIHMAEEGADFLQVAEFYLEQGFSLEQSYSNASRVFRGSSSTGLPFTKDLSYLKGFIMIYNYIQLAVRKGKLEQIPLLFCGKTTLEDMRTLRQLVDEGLVVPPKYLPPQFSDLNSLSAWMCFSNFLNNLSLDRIEADYANIL, encoded by the coding sequence ATGAATAGTCGTGACGGGCTGGATGAATACCAGCTGACCGTACGGGCGTTGTCTGACCGAATTGTTGAAGCACAAAACCCGATCAGGGTGCTGGATGCCGTAAAGTGGGATGACAGCATCCGCCAAGAGTTCATCAAGCACAAAGGCAAAAAGCTGCCAGCTGTTGATCGAGATTATTACCTCGGTCGGCCATTGGCCTTTGATGCGGCCGCTAAGAAGCTCGAGTTTCAGAACATTGAGCGGGACATTACCCGCCAGCTCGGCCAGTTCAGCCCGGTCGGGCAGATCATGCGTCGTATGTGTCGCGAATACCGCATGGTCATTCGCATGCTGGAGGCACGGGGGACTGATGACTTCGGTTTGATCAGTCAGGACCTCTATGGTGCGGCTTCTGATGCCTTTCATGCCGGGGATCCGACACTTGCCGATTTGGGGCTGATGTTCTCTGGCTTTCTGAACAACATCGACAAGCGCGGGGACCTTAAGGACGAGGCGAAGAACCTTACTGCCAAGGACGCCGTTGATATCTTGCAGAGCCGTCTGAACAAGGTGTTCGGAGAAAATGAAGACACCATCCGTGTTTTCGAGTCCGATGGCATCATTGCCGACGCAGCGGCTGGCGCGGACTACATCAAGGTTCGCAGTGACGCTATGTTCAACGAGCGTGACGTAAAAGCGCTAGAAGTCCATGAGGGGCTGGTGCACGTGGCGACCACGCTCAATGGCCAGAACCAGCCTATCTGTACATTCCTAGCTAAAGGGCCACCTTCATCCACTGTGACGCAAGAGGGATTGGCCATTTTGATGGAGGTGATTGCTTTTGCCTCCTATCCATCTCGTCTGCGCAAACTGACTAACCGTACCCGTGCTATTCATATGGCCGAAGAAGGGGCGGATTTCCTGCAAGTGGCAGAGTTTTATCTGGAGCAGGGCTTTAGCCTTGAACAGAGCTATAGCAATGCCAGCCGTGTTTTTCGCGGCTCCAGCAGCACTGGGTTGCCTTTCACCAAGGACCTGTCATACCTGAAAGGCTTCATCATGATCTACAACTACATTCAGCTTGCGGTGCGTAAAGGCAAGCTGGAGCAGATCCCATTGCTGTTTTGCGGCAAGACCACCCTCGAAGACATGCGCACACTGCGCCAATTGGTCGATGAGGGGCTGGTGGTGCCACCTAAGTACCTGCCACCCCAGTTCAGCGACCTCAATTCGCTGTCCGCGTGGATGTGCTTCTCCAACTTCCTGAACAACCTCAGTCTTGATCGGATCGAGGCGGATTACGCCAATATCCTTTAA
- a CDS encoding TIGR00266 family protein, translating into MSSHQLDYVIQGSSAQGVEIGLDPGETVIAEAGAMNYMTEGVRFETRLGDGSSSGVLGKLWSAGKRMLTGESLFMTHFTNEGNAKAHVAFAAPYPGTVVPVDLNEVGGQLICQKDAFLCAAYGTQVGISFSKRIGAGFFGGEGFILQKLEGDGLAFVHAGGAVIRKELKNETLRLDTGCLVAFTSGIDYDIALSGGLKSMLFGGEGIIMATLKGTGTVWIQSLPFSRLAQRIAVATAKPQGEVRAGGK; encoded by the coding sequence ATGAGTAGCCACCAACTCGACTATGTAATTCAGGGGAGTTCAGCCCAAGGCGTTGAAATTGGGCTTGATCCAGGAGAAACGGTCATCGCCGAAGCCGGTGCGATGAACTACATGACGGAGGGGGTGCGTTTCGAAACGCGGCTCGGTGATGGTTCCAGCAGCGGCGTGCTCGGCAAGTTATGGAGTGCGGGCAAGCGCATGCTCACCGGGGAGTCATTGTTCATGACCCACTTCACCAATGAGGGCAATGCCAAGGCTCACGTAGCGTTTGCTGCACCTTATCCGGGTACAGTTGTGCCGGTTGACTTGAACGAAGTGGGTGGCCAGTTGATCTGTCAAAAAGATGCTTTCTTATGTGCTGCTTATGGCACACAAGTAGGCATTAGTTTCAGCAAGCGAATTGGAGCGGGGTTCTTTGGCGGTGAAGGCTTTATCCTGCAAAAGCTGGAAGGGGACGGTCTGGCCTTTGTGCACGCCGGTGGGGCGGTAATCCGTAAGGAATTGAAAAACGAGACGCTGCGTCTTGATACCGGTTGTCTGGTGGCCTTTACCTCCGGCATTGATTACGACATCGCATTGTCTGGGGGGCTTAAAAGCATGCTCTTTGGCGGCGAGGGGATCATCATGGCGACCCTTAAAGGTACCGGTACTGTATGGATTCAGAGCCTGCCGTTTTCCCGTCTGGCCCAGCGTATTGCTGTGGCTACAGCCAAACCACAAGGCGAAGTCCGTGCCGGTGGGAAATGA
- a CDS encoding TetR family transcriptional regulator — MSNTAYASNTVVASAVSDSVHYLGRKASRRGSEQRRQNILDAAMRIIVRDGVRAVRHRAVAAEAEVPLSATTYYFKDINDLITDTFNQFVERSAAHLEQFWAGTEDLLQQMVDQLDGTPESRKRLADEVARVSVEYVKDQLVNHRQLLLAEQAFMQEALINPRLYEVAHAHRKLILNGVTRFFEVLGSNEVEQDAKLMTAIILRMEYMGLLDGVEKLDTEEMLATLKRYMYLVLGL, encoded by the coding sequence ATGTCCAATACCGCTTATGCAAGTAATACCGTAGTAGCAAGCGCTGTTTCGGATAGCGTTCACTATCTGGGGCGCAAGGCAAGTCGCCGCGGCAGTGAGCAACGCCGACAAAACATTCTTGATGCCGCTATGCGCATTATCGTGCGTGATGGCGTCCGGGCTGTTCGGCACCGGGCCGTAGCCGCTGAAGCAGAGGTACCGCTATCAGCGACCACCTACTACTTCAAAGATATCAATGATCTAATCACCGATACTTTCAATCAGTTTGTCGAGCGCAGCGCTGCACACCTCGAGCAATTCTGGGCGGGTACCGAGGATTTGTTACAACAAATGGTTGACCAGTTGGACGGCACGCCTGAGTCGCGCAAGCGCCTTGCCGATGAGGTCGCCAGGGTTTCTGTTGAATACGTTAAAGATCAATTGGTTAACCATCGCCAACTGCTGCTTGCCGAGCAGGCATTCATGCAGGAAGCGCTGATTAACCCGCGCCTGTATGAGGTTGCACATGCTCACCGTAAGCTCATACTCAATGGAGTGACGCGATTTTTCGAAGTGCTTGGCTCAAATGAGGTTGAGCAGGACGCTAAGCTGATGACTGCCATCATCCTGCGCATGGAATACATGGGCCTACTCGATGGTGTTGAAAAACTGGATACTGAAGAAATGCTGGCTACGCTCAAGCGCTATATGTACCTAGTGCTTGGGTTGTGA
- a CDS encoding tellurite resistance TerB family protein, whose translation MNTRGLLDQLLKSGQDLLQKKGAGGSGGLSGGLAGGLGGALGSVLGNSGKSDLGSVLKGAGGGALAAGALGMLLGNKSARKVGGKALTYGGLAALGVVAYKAYSNWQAKQSVAQPIDLQTVDRIAAPQVEEHSQAILRALVGAAKADGHVDARERQLIEGEFSRLTGDAELQHWLQTELNKPLDPAEIARAARTPEIAAEMYVASVLMVDEEHFMERAYLDELARQLKLDPALKSELEAQVRQELVAG comes from the coding sequence ATGAATACTCGTGGATTGCTTGATCAGTTATTGAAATCTGGCCAAGACCTGCTGCAAAAGAAAGGGGCTGGTGGATCAGGTGGCCTGAGCGGTGGATTGGCCGGTGGGCTAGGTGGCGCATTGGGCAGTGTGCTCGGCAACTCCGGCAAAAGCGATTTGGGCTCCGTGCTGAAAGGGGCGGGCGGTGGTGCGCTTGCAGCGGGTGCATTGGGTATGCTGCTGGGCAACAAGAGCGCCCGCAAAGTTGGTGGTAAGGCGCTGACCTATGGTGGTCTCGCTGCGTTGGGTGTCGTGGCGTATAAGGCGTACAGCAACTGGCAGGCAAAGCAGTCTGTAGCTCAACCCATTGACCTGCAAACGGTTGACCGCATTGCCGCACCCCAAGTTGAGGAACACAGCCAGGCCATTCTTCGGGCGTTGGTCGGTGCTGCCAAGGCAGATGGGCATGTTGATGCTCGTGAACGCCAACTGATCGAAGGGGAATTCAGTCGTCTGACCGGCGACGCAGAATTACAGCACTGGCTTCAAACCGAATTAAACAAACCGCTTGACCCCGCAGAGATCGCCCGCGCCGCGCGCACGCCAGAAATTGCTGCAGAAATGTATGTGGCTAGCGTCCTGATGGTAGATGAAGAGCACTTTATGGAGCGCGCCTATTTGGATGAACTGGCGCGTCAACTCAAGCTCGATCCAGCGCTTAAAAGTGAGCTAGAGGCACAGGTGCGCCAGGAGCTGGTCGCAGGCTGA
- the prfB gene encoding peptide chain release factor 2 (programmed frameshift) — protein sequence MEINPILNSIKDLSERTQTIRGYLDYDHKNDRLVEVNRELEDPNVWNNPEYAQNLGRERAQLALIVETIDDLTGSLADSRDLLDMAVEENDEGAVNDIVTEIDRLREILENLEFRRMFSGEMDENNAYLDIQAGSGGTEAQDWANMLLRMYLRWADKRGFDATIMELSEGEVAGIKGATVHIKGEYAFGWLRTEIGVHRLVRKSPFDSGNRRHTSFTAVFVSPEIDDNIEIEINPSDLRIDTYRSSGAGGQHVNTTDSAVRITHVPTNTVVSCQNERSQHANKDTAMKMLRAKLYELEMQKRNAASQALEDSKSDIGWGHQIRSYVLDASRIKDLRTGVERSDCDKVLDGDLDDYLVASLKQGL from the exons ATGGAAATCAACCCGATCCTTAATAGCATCAAGGACCTGTCCGAGCGCACCCAGACCATTCGGGGGTATCTT GACTACGATCATAAGAATGATCGTCTAGTTGAAGTAAACCGCGAACTCGAAGACCCCAACGTCTGGAACAACCCTGAATACGCCCAGAACCTGGGGCGCGAGCGTGCCCAGTTGGCACTGATCGTTGAAACCATCGATGACCTCACCGGCAGCTTGGCAGATTCCCGCGATCTGCTCGACATGGCCGTTGAAGAGAACGATGAGGGTGCCGTTAACGACATCGTTACTGAAATCGACCGCTTGCGTGAAATTCTCGAGAATCTCGAGTTCCGCCGTATGTTCAGTGGCGAGATGGACGAAAACAACGCGTACCTGGATATCCAGGCCGGCTCCGGCGGTACTGAGGCTCAGGACTGGGCCAACATGCTCCTGCGCATGTACCTGCGTTGGGCTGATAAGCGTGGTTTCGACGCTACCATCATGGAACTCTCCGAGGGTGAAGTGGCGGGCATTAAGGGCGCTACAGTGCACATCAAGGGTGAGTATGCCTTTGGCTGGCTGCGTACAGAGATCGGTGTGCACCGCTTGGTGCGTAAGAGCCCGTTCGACTCTGGCAACCGCCGTCACACCTCGTTTACTGCAGTGTTCGTCTCGCCTGAGATCGATGACAACATCGAAATCGAGATCAACCCCTCTGATCTGCGTATTGATACTTATCGTTCCTCCGGTGCCGGTGGACAGCACGTAAACACCACAGACTCTGCGGTGCGTATTACACACGTCCCGACCAATACCGTGGTCAGCTGCCAGAACGAGCGCTCCCAGCACGCCAACAAGGACACCGCCATGAAAATGCTGCGGGCCAAGTTGTATGAGCTTGAGATGCAAAAGCGTAACGCCGCCTCCCAAGCACTTGAGGACAGTAAGTCCGATATCGGCTGGGGACACCAGATTCGCTCCTACGTACTCGACGCCTCGCGCATCAAAGACCTGCGCACGGGCGTAGAGCGCAGTGACTGCGACAAGGTGCTGGACGGCGACCTTGATGATTACCTCGTGGCGAGCCTGAAACAGGGGCTGTAA
- a CDS encoding GGDEF domain-containing protein, with amino-acid sequence MFRSHSLRTRFALIIALLVVSLSWLLGSIIEQDASKRIEQRVGQNLAEVANTMVERLDIDMQVRASMLSVISNLEVLKRPDDIAQVRTLLDQLKENFPRIAWIGFTNAQGLVLASSNRVLEGVSIAQRPVYLEALNGVFIGDVHEAVLLAKLLPNPTGEAMKFVDISMPVHDKDGQFIGVLAAHLSWAWANEVRLAILEPIQKTRNVEFFILSKDGTVLLGPQEMIGQPLVLSGMQSTPISQPQWFTQKWPDGQEYLTGVASSKGYRNFEGLGWTVIARQPLNQAYDPAREMTRNIWLWGGLLAVLFALLGWFLAGYFTRPLRRIAKAADRLSAGKVSVIPDLKGTSEIVTLSQSIRHLVESLRLQQTALGAMQDLAHHDALTGLPNRIALEGYLAKAQQLCMTGQSSLVVFYMDLDGFKPVNDQYGHAAGDELLKEVAVRLRGCLREGDLVARQGGDEFLMVIQVPASTALEQAHMVAERALQALRLPIDLEEQTVQIGCSIGAAIWPVDSQQLDDTLELADQALYRAKKAGRNCVVFHCEQPA; translated from the coding sequence ATGTTCCGTTCGCACAGTCTGCGTACCCGCTTTGCCCTCATCATTGCGTTACTGGTCGTCAGCTTGAGCTGGTTACTCGGTTCCATCATTGAACAGGATGCGAGCAAACGCATTGAGCAACGGGTGGGGCAAAACCTGGCAGAAGTCGCAAATACCATGGTTGAGCGCCTGGACATCGACATGCAAGTGCGCGCTTCCATGCTCAGCGTCATCAGCAATCTTGAAGTGCTCAAACGGCCTGACGATATCGCCCAGGTACGCACTCTTCTGGATCAGCTCAAAGAGAACTTCCCCAGAATTGCCTGGATCGGCTTTACCAATGCGCAAGGGTTGGTCTTGGCCTCCAGCAATCGTGTGCTTGAGGGTGTCAGTATTGCCCAACGCCCGGTTTATCTGGAGGCACTGAACGGCGTATTCATCGGTGACGTCCATGAGGCGGTTCTGCTGGCCAAACTGCTGCCTAACCCCACGGGTGAGGCCATGAAGTTTGTTGACATCAGCATGCCGGTACATGACAAAGATGGACAATTTATAGGTGTTCTCGCCGCCCATCTGTCCTGGGCATGGGCCAACGAAGTGCGCCTTGCCATCCTTGAGCCCATTCAAAAAACGCGCAATGTTGAATTTTTCATTCTTAGCAAGGATGGAACGGTACTGCTGGGGCCACAGGAGATGATCGGCCAACCACTGGTTTTATCGGGCATGCAATCCACCCCAATCTCCCAACCGCAATGGTTTACTCAGAAGTGGCCAGATGGTCAGGAGTACCTGACAGGAGTGGCGTCCAGCAAGGGCTACAGAAACTTTGAAGGTTTGGGCTGGACAGTGATCGCCCGCCAGCCACTCAATCAGGCCTATGACCCCGCCCGTGAGATGACTCGCAACATTTGGCTTTGGGGCGGCCTGCTGGCGGTGCTATTTGCGCTACTGGGTTGGTTCCTGGCCGGGTATTTCACCCGCCCACTGCGCCGTATTGCAAAAGCAGCAGACCGTTTAAGCGCTGGCAAGGTCAGCGTGATTCCAGACCTCAAGGGAACCAGCGAGATTGTGACGCTGAGTCAGTCCATTCGCCACTTGGTCGAAAGCCTACGCCTGCAGCAAACCGCCTTAGGCGCCATGCAGGATCTGGCTCATCACGATGCACTGACAGGCTTACCAAACCGCATTGCCTTGGAAGGTTATCTGGCCAAAGCCCAGCAACTGTGCATGACTGGCCAAAGCAGTCTGGTCGTTTTTTATATGGACTTGGATGGTTTCAAACCGGTTAACGATCAATACGGTCACGCAGCGGGCGACGAATTACTTAAAGAGGTTGCTGTACGCCTGCGGGGCTGCCTGCGCGAAGGCGATCTGGTCGCACGCCAGGGAGGGGACGAGTTCCTGATGGTGATTCAGGTACCTGCCAGCACCGCCCTGGAGCAAGCTCACATGGTGGCCGAGCGAGCTTTACAGGCACTGCGTCTACCAATCGATCTTGAAGAGCAGACGGTACAAATAGGGTGCAGCATTGGTGCCGCTATTTGGCCGGTGGACAGCCAGCAGCTAGATGACACACTCGAACTGGCCGATCAGGCACTTTACCGAGCTAAAAAAGCGGGGAGAAACTGCGTCGTCTTCCATTGCGAGCAGCCTGCTTAA
- the adk gene encoding adenylate kinase, with the protein MRVILLGAPGAGKGTQAGFITKKFAIPQISTGDMLRAAVKAGTELGLIAKSVMESGGLVSDDLIINLVKERIAQPDCANGFLFDGFPRTIPQAEALKEAGVTIDHVVEIAVDDEEIVGRIAGRRVHPASGRVYHTEHNPPKVEGKDDETGEDLIQREDDKEETVRHRLSVYHSQTKPLVDFYQKLAAAEGTPKYSSIAGVGSVDEITAKVFQALS; encoded by the coding sequence ATGCGCGTGATTCTGCTGGGGGCGCCCGGTGCCGGCAAAGGTACTCAAGCTGGATTCATCACCAAGAAGTTTGCGATCCCGCAAATCTCCACTGGCGACATGCTGCGCGCAGCAGTCAAAGCCGGCACCGAGCTGGGTCTGATTGCCAAGAGCGTTATGGAGAGCGGTGGTCTGGTTTCCGATGACCTGATCATCAATCTGGTTAAGGAGCGTATTGCTCAACCGGATTGCGCCAATGGTTTCCTGTTCGATGGTTTCCCTCGCACCATTCCTCAGGCTGAAGCCCTGAAAGAAGCTGGCGTGACCATTGATCACGTGGTTGAGATCGCAGTAGACGACGAAGAAATCGTTGGTCGTATTGCTGGCCGTCGCGTACATCCGGCCTCTGGTCGCGTGTATCACACTGAGCACAATCCGCCGAAGGTGGAAGGCAAGGACGACGAAACAGGTGAAGACCTGATCCAGCGTGAAGACGACAAAGAAGAAACCGTTCGTCATCGTCTGTCGGTTTACCATTCTCAGACCAAGCCACTGGTTGATTTCTACCAGAAGCTGGCTGCCGCTGAAGGTACTCCGAAGTACAGCTCAATCGCTGGCGTAGGCTCGGTTGATGAGATCACTGCTAAGGTCTTCCAAGCGCTGAGCTAA
- the lysS gene encoding lysine--tRNA ligase, with the protein MSDQNDQQSLSHEERQHEENKLIAQRKEKLAAVREQGNAFPNDFRRDSLCADLQKQYEGKTKEELEVAAIPVKVAGRIMLNRGAFIVIQDTSGRLQVYVNRKTLSAEQLDAVKHFDLGDIIAAEGTLARSGKGDLYVDMSNVRLLTKSLRPLPDKHHGLTDTEQRYRQRYVDLIVNEEVRDTFRVRSQVIAHIRRFLNERGFLEVETPMLQSIPGGASAKPFETHHNALDMQMFLRIAPELYLKRLVVGGFEKVFEINRNFRNEGVSTRHNPEFTMLEFYQAYADYQDNMDLTEELFRELALSVLGTTDVPYGDKVFHFGEPFVRLSVFDSILKYNPDITADDLQNIDKAREIAKKAGAKVLGHEGLGKLQVMIFEELVEHKLEQPHFITRYPFEVSPLARRSDDDPSVTDRFELFIGGREIANAYSELNDAEDQAERFMQQVADKDAGDDEAMHYDADFVRALEYGMPPTAGEGIGIDRLVMLLTNSPSIRDVILFPHMRHQG; encoded by the coding sequence ATGAGCGACCAAAACGACCAGCAGTCCCTTTCTCATGAAGAGCGGCAACACGAAGAAAACAAGCTGATTGCCCAGCGTAAAGAAAAGCTCGCCGCCGTCCGTGAGCAGGGCAACGCCTTCCCCAACGATTTTCGTCGTGACAGCCTGTGCGCCGATCTGCAGAAGCAGTACGAAGGCAAGACCAAGGAAGAGCTGGAAGTCGCAGCCATTCCGGTCAAGGTTGCTGGCCGTATCATGCTTAACCGTGGTGCGTTCATTGTTATTCAGGACACTTCCGGCCGTTTGCAGGTGTATGTGAACCGTAAGACGCTGTCCGCAGAACAGCTGGATGCGGTCAAGCATTTTGACCTGGGCGACATCATCGCTGCCGAGGGCACCCTGGCTCGTTCCGGCAAGGGCGACTTGTATGTCGACATGAGTAACGTGCGCTTGCTGACCAAATCCCTGCGCCCACTGCCGGACAAACACCACGGCTTGACCGACACCGAACAGCGCTACCGCCAGCGTTACGTCGACTTGATTGTTAACGAAGAGGTCCGCGACACCTTCCGTGTGCGTTCCCAGGTCATCGCTCACATCCGTCGTTTCCTCAACGAGCGCGGCTTCCTCGAAGTGGAAACTCCGATGCTGCAGTCCATCCCGGGCGGCGCCTCGGCGAAACCATTCGAGACTCACCACAATGCATTGGACATGCAGATGTTCCTGCGTATCGCACCAGAGCTTTACCTCAAGCGACTGGTCGTTGGCGGATTTGAGAAGGTGTTCGAAATCAACCGTAACTTCCGTAACGAAGGCGTTTCGACCCGTCACAACCCTGAGTTCACCATGCTTGAGTTCTACCAAGCGTATGCGGACTACCAGGACAACATGGACCTAACCGAAGAGTTGTTCCGCGAGTTGGCTCTAAGTGTGCTGGGGACTACTGACGTGCCGTACGGCGACAAGGTTTTCCATTTCGGTGAGCCGTTTGTCCGTCTGTCGGTTTTTGACTCGATCCTCAAGTACAACCCGGACATCACGGCCGACGATCTGCAAAACATCGATAAGGCCCGTGAGATTGCCAAAAAAGCCGGTGCCAAAGTGTTGGGTCACGAAGGTCTAGGCAAGTTGCAGGTGATGATTTTCGAAGAGCTGGTCGAGCACAAGCTGGAACAGCCGCATTTCATCACCCGTTATCCGTTCGAAGTATCGCCGCTGGCTCGCCGCAGTGATGACGATCCGAGCGTTACCGACCGTTTTGAGTTGTTCATCGGTGGTCGTGAGATTGCCAACGCTTACTCCGAGCTTAACGACGCTGAAGATCAAGCCGAGCGCTTTATGCAGCAGGTTGCCGACAAGGATGCCGGGGATGATGAGGCGATGCACTACGACGCTGACTTCGTACGTGCACTAGAGTACGGCATGCCGCCGACTGCCGGTGAGGGCATTGGAATTGACCGTTTGGTCATGTTATTAACCAATTCGCCATCAATCCGTGATGTCATTCTGTTCCCACATATGCGGCACCAAGGGTGA